One stretch of Enterococcus mundtii DNA includes these proteins:
- a CDS encoding radical SAM protein has translation MTHEKELVNWLSPTNAAIITSYKCNAQCKECCFGCSPFQKINTNLKDYTTFIDSVIKYKSVKFIVWTGGEATLLKEELLLAIKYAKSKGLFSRLVTNGVWASNYDRANKFLKNLRDNGVMEISFSTGDNHLEFVPLDRVMTGALACIENGIRCTISVESTKHSKFKQEHLFLHELYQKIENHPNKELFSSISSTWVSFHKDTIYEYNELNPLEVQDGCNNLFEFIGLNPNNEYISCCGLTNKYIADMKLGPQNTTDLQDIYNKQKNDFMKRWLYVDGPINILDQVIKWNPDIKPPKFRHHCQTCAYIYNNPDIRKTIIENYPLIVDVINKKFYDKLKLRKYLYA, from the coding sequence ATGACCCATGAGAAAGAATTAGTAAATTGGTTGTCACCTACTAACGCAGCGATAATTACATCTTATAAATGTAATGCACAGTGTAAAGAGTGTTGCTTTGGATGCAGTCCCTTTCAAAAAATCAATACTAATCTCAAGGATTACACAACATTTATTGATAGTGTTATAAAATACAAATCTGTTAAATTTATTGTATGGACTGGTGGAGAGGCAACTTTACTAAAAGAAGAATTACTACTTGCTATTAAATATGCAAAAAGTAAAGGATTGTTCTCTAGGTTAGTAACAAATGGAGTCTGGGCTAGTAACTATGATCGAGCGAATAAATTTTTAAAGAACTTAAGAGATAATGGTGTAATGGAAATAAGCTTTTCTACCGGAGACAATCATTTAGAATTTGTTCCTTTGGATAGAGTGATGACAGGTGCATTAGCATGCATTGAAAATGGGATTAGATGCACTATTTCAGTTGAATCAACAAAACATTCTAAATTTAAGCAAGAACACCTTTTTTTACATGAGTTATATCAAAAAATTGAAAACCATCCTAACAAAGAATTATTTAGCTCCATAAGTAGTACTTGGGTTTCTTTCCATAAAGACACAATTTATGAGTATAATGAGCTAAATCCTTTAGAAGTACAAGATGGATGTAATAATCTTTTTGAATTTATAGGTCTTAATCCAAATAACGAATATATTTCATGCTGTGGATTAACTAATAAATATATTGCAGATATGAAACTAGGTCCGCAAAATACTACTGATCTCCAAGATATTTACAATAAACAGAAGAATGATTTTATGAAGCGTTGGTTGTATGTAGATGGACCAATTAATATACTTGACCAGGTCATTAAATGGAATCCAGATATTAAGCCACCAAAATTTAGACATCATTGTCAAACATGTGCTTATATTTATAATAATCCAGATATTCGTAAAACAATTATCGAAAACTATCCTCTGATAGTTGACGTTATTAACAAAAAATTTTATGATAAACTAAAATTAAGAAAATACCTTTATGCATAA